The following proteins are co-located in the Echinicola sp. 20G genome:
- a CDS encoding polysaccharide biosynthesis/export family protein, with protein sequence MQEQKSEEMVTSASDMKVHQIEEYKLQANDVIDINIRTTSPELNLLFNDNQGSSNSNAMRGGMIDGGDVYFMTGYTLDDDGFVELPLIGEFKMIGLTTEEAKALIENEVKKYVNTESDYFVRVRLGGLRYSALGEFNRPGKYTILQNRVTIFEAIANAGEMTIVANRDKVTLIRQYPEGSKVFKIDLLDERIIESDFYFLKPNDLIYVEPMKVRELGTGATFIQTFQLLVTTLTLGVLIYNATNN encoded by the coding sequence ATGCAAGAGCAGAAGTCTGAAGAAATGGTGACATCTGCCAGTGACATGAAAGTGCATCAAATTGAAGAATATAAGCTACAAGCAAATGATGTCATTGATATCAATATTAGAACCACTAGCCCTGAATTAAATTTGCTTTTCAATGACAATCAAGGCTCTTCAAATAGCAATGCCATGAGGGGAGGAATGATCGACGGTGGTGATGTATATTTCATGACTGGTTATACTTTAGATGATGATGGCTTTGTAGAATTGCCACTCATTGGAGAATTTAAAATGATTGGTCTCACAACTGAAGAGGCTAAGGCATTAATAGAAAATGAAGTCAAAAAGTATGTAAATACAGAGTCCGACTATTTCGTAAGAGTTAGACTAGGAGGCCTTAGGTACAGTGCTCTAGGCGAATTCAACAGGCCCGGCAAATACACCATTTTACAAAACCGTGTTACCATTTTTGAAGCCATTGCCAATGCTGGTGAAATGACAATTGTAGCCAATCGTGACAAGGTAACTTTAATCAGACAATATCCAGAAGGCTCCAAAGTTTTTAAGATTGATCTATTAGATGAAAGAATAATTGAATCCGATTTTTATTTTCTAAAACCAAATGACTTAATCTATGTTGAGCCAATGAAAGTCAGGGAACTTGGAACTGGAGCTACATTTATTCAAACCTTTCAGCTTCTTGTAACCACCTTAACCTTAGGAGTTCTGATCTATAATGCCACCAACAATTAA
- a CDS encoding GNAT family N-acetyltransferase, with product MKMLGYIFSDIEKITTKPVIVSGKLAVDLMNNPEFLHSWDNLYRNCEWATIFQSKEFVRSWYENNSDIFSPIIILCIEEDNIKSLLFLTAKTNGKPIKVNSSLEIKGAGLFDAEYQVWLSGSEDDGFLMNAIEALFEEYPNCHFSLRFIPAKNLINPLINNTQWKKHLVSVNHHRPLMDFKLTDEQKLFRKRHLKAKFNRINRVGKIELKEINDPDEFRAVLKEVLVHLDFRQAAMFNKIPSKKDPQRPYFLQSLFESGILHVTVLTLDGEIISSIIGVKDHQWIHLAGLISFSPFHAKHSPSLVHLFMLGQLMKDQGYMVFDLTPGDDGYKERISTSSDEVVEISISKNVKFKLKKSVKKIIHKSLLKLNVRPMSFELSLKKQKYLFKNKIVKKLQKPDRTADSQDITDIKAIVFKKNDLKELLLFNDPSGETQWEFLENASKLISEGLHFYTYSSQNILRCCIWFDQEEDQNLEIPTGSITPKIVQHYLHPSFKRYERVVLDNVTSILKNIP from the coding sequence ATGAAAATGCTAGGTTACATTTTTAGTGATATCGAAAAAATTACCACAAAACCAGTCATAGTCTCTGGGAAATTGGCTGTGGATCTCATGAACAACCCTGAGTTTTTACACTCTTGGGATAATTTATACAGAAATTGTGAATGGGCGACGATTTTTCAAAGTAAGGAGTTCGTGAGAAGTTGGTATGAAAACAATAGTGATATTTTCTCTCCCATCATAATTTTATGCATAGAAGAGGACAATATCAAAAGTTTACTATTCTTAACAGCAAAAACTAATGGTAAACCAATCAAAGTAAATTCATCTTTAGAAATTAAAGGGGCAGGATTATTTGATGCGGAATATCAAGTTTGGTTATCAGGGTCTGAAGACGACGGCTTTTTAATGAATGCCATTGAAGCTCTATTTGAAGAATACCCAAATTGTCACTTCTCTTTAAGATTTATACCTGCTAAAAATCTGATCAACCCCTTAATTAACAATACTCAGTGGAAAAAACACTTAGTATCTGTTAATCACCATAGACCATTAATGGACTTTAAGCTGACCGATGAGCAAAAGTTGTTTAGAAAAAGACATTTAAAAGCCAAGTTCAATAGAATCAATAGAGTTGGAAAAATTGAACTAAAAGAAATTAACGATCCAGATGAATTTAGAGCAGTACTAAAGGAAGTTCTGGTTCATTTAGATTTCCGTCAAGCAGCTATGTTCAATAAAATACCATCAAAAAAAGATCCTCAAAGGCCGTATTTTTTACAATCTCTGTTCGAATCGGGTATTTTACATGTAACAGTTTTGACGCTAGATGGCGAAATTATATCGTCAATAATAGGAGTAAAGGACCATCAATGGATTCATCTAGCTGGTTTAATTTCCTTTTCCCCATTTCACGCTAAACATTCTCCTTCATTGGTTCACCTCTTCATGCTCGGCCAACTGATGAAGGATCAAGGATATATGGTCTTTGACCTAACACCGGGTGACGATGGTTATAAAGAGAGAATCTCTACCAGTAGTGATGAGGTAGTAGAAATATCCATCAGTAAAAATGTAAAATTCAAACTCAAAAAAAGCGTAAAAAAAATCATTCACAAATCTCTCTTGAAGCTTAATGTCAGACCGATGTCATTTGAGCTGTCTTTGAAAAAACAAAAGTACCTCTTCAAAAACAAAATAGTAAAAAAACTTCAAAAACCGGATCGTACAGCTGATAGCCAAGATATTACGGATATTAAAGCGATTGTTTTCAAAAAGAATGATTTAAAAGAATTACTTCTTTTCAATGATCCTAGTGGTGAAACACAATGGGAATTTTTAGAAAATGCCTCCAAACTAATTAGTGAAGGACTTCACTTTTATACTTATTCGAGCCAAAATATTTTAAGGTGTTGTATTTGGTTTGATCAAGAAGAAGATCAAAACTTGGAAATCCCAACAGGTTCAATTACACCTAAAATAGTTCAACATTACTTACACCCTTCCTTTAAAAGATATGAAAGAGTTGTGCTTGATAATGTTACTTCAATCTTAAAAAACATTCCATAA
- a CDS encoding polysaccharide pyruvyl transferase family protein, giving the protein MNQKILITHVAATLNYGSAMMALNLISRIKPLIDKETEIYCECDDFNFERIKTGTGCDDLKQYQLKDQTNIPASQKFQKYFLGKDESISEITDNFDMLIVLGGDDLSEVYKKGAILKGSIYNAINKKCKVILAGQSFGPFSGTTKLITSRLYKNIPIISRDDNSYEFSKKIGIKKTVRSRDLALLPLPYQEEFGKEIRKKYPEIGTKYITLVSSGLWRKYHTDKEEYVQTWLGIIDLVKVKFPDHKIVLLGHVLAPLKSDDRVIINEIINHIGKDKLGNIIPITEILQPAEAREILGGSYMIITGRMHAAVSSFFMRKPAISLAYSEKYAGVIGRGLGLPETIIDCRNRPYGRDSIIIQELDKKINNVESVYDSLVSKIDEKVSECSKMVMDQVDFIVKEINELKTLKYA; this is encoded by the coding sequence ATGAATCAAAAAATACTCATTACCCATGTTGCAGCTACTTTGAACTATGGAAGTGCAATGATGGCTCTTAACTTAATAAGCAGAATCAAACCTTTGATCGACAAAGAAACAGAAATCTATTGTGAATGTGATGATTTTAACTTTGAAAGAATCAAAACAGGTACTGGCTGTGATGATCTAAAACAATATCAATTAAAGGATCAAACAAATATTCCTGCTAGTCAAAAATTCCAAAAATACTTCCTTGGCAAGGATGAATCAATTTCAGAAATCACAGATAATTTTGATATGCTGATTGTATTAGGAGGCGACGATCTTTCGGAAGTTTATAAAAAAGGTGCTATTCTTAAAGGATCCATATACAACGCCATTAATAAGAAGTGTAAGGTAATTCTTGCAGGGCAATCATTTGGTCCATTTTCTGGAACCACCAAATTGATAACTTCCAGGCTTTATAAAAACATCCCTATCATTAGCAGAGATGATAATAGCTATGAATTTTCAAAAAAAATCGGAATTAAAAAAACAGTAAGAAGTCGTGATTTGGCATTGTTGCCACTCCCTTATCAAGAAGAATTCGGTAAAGAAATTAGAAAAAAATACCCAGAAATTGGCACAAAATACATTACTCTTGTATCATCCGGTCTTTGGCGAAAATACCATACAGACAAAGAAGAATATGTTCAAACTTGGTTAGGTATTATAGATTTGGTTAAAGTTAAATTTCCTGATCATAAGATTGTACTCTTAGGCCATGTATTAGCTCCTCTCAAATCTGACGATAGGGTAATTATCAATGAGATAATCAATCATATTGGCAAGGATAAATTAGGAAATATTATACCGATTACAGAAATCCTTCAACCTGCAGAAGCAAGAGAGATTTTAGGAGGTTCTTATATGATAATTACTGGGAGAATGCATGCTGCAGTATCCTCCTTTTTCATGAGAAAACCAGCCATCTCTTTAGCATATAGTGAAAAGTACGCAGGCGTAATAGGAAGAGGCCTTGGCTTGCCAGAAACTATTATTGATTGTAGAAATAGGCCATACGGTAGGGATTCAATCATCATACAAGAATTAGACAAAAAAATAAATAACGTTGAGTCAGTGTATGACAGTCTTGTATCAAAAATTGATGAAAAAGTTTCTGAATGTTCCAAGATGGTAATGGACCAAGTTGATTTTATTGTTAAGGAAATTAACGAATTGAAAACTTTAAAATATGCTTAA
- a CDS encoding glycosyltransferase family 2 protein, which translates to MFSVVIPLYNKEDNIANTLDSVLAQTFQDFEIIIVNDGSTDKSLQIVSDYEDIRIKVYSKPNGGVSDARNYGIKKSSNKYVAFMDADDYWKPNYLERMFKLIEDYPTGGMYNCEHTTIYKGKYHPQEHNIKRGIVDDYFKKSLETVIAWTSATIVRRDIFEKVGYFPVGMVSGEDVYMWTKIAIKYPVVFTPEELTIYYKTDGTIVERVGKKDTCKESWFDFYSENNHDLNKFIAYKALATGKRYAWGGLTNEGKIIEDRFRYATKIRGYKPIWRELFILNRTPSFVKNLILKYRKNLSK; encoded by the coding sequence ATGTTCAGCGTAGTTATTCCTCTTTACAATAAGGAAGATAATATTGCCAACACACTAGACTCTGTCCTAGCTCAAACTTTTCAAGATTTTGAAATAATAATTGTCAATGATGGATCCACAGATAAAAGTTTGCAAATAGTAAGCGACTATGAAGACATTAGAATTAAGGTCTATTCAAAGCCAAATGGAGGGGTATCCGATGCGAGAAATTATGGTATCAAGAAATCATCAAATAAATACGTAGCGTTCATGGATGCCGATGATTATTGGAAGCCCAATTATTTAGAAAGAATGTTCAAATTAATTGAGGACTATCCCACCGGCGGGATGTATAACTGTGAACATACAACCATTTATAAAGGCAAATATCATCCACAAGAGCACAATATTAAAAGAGGTATAGTTGATGACTATTTTAAAAAATCTTTGGAAACTGTTATCGCTTGGACTTCAGCTACCATAGTCAGGAGAGACATCTTCGAAAAAGTCGGGTATTTCCCTGTCGGTATGGTTAGTGGTGAAGATGTTTATATGTGGACGAAAATAGCTATTAAATATCCGGTTGTATTTACACCAGAAGAGTTGACCATTTATTATAAAACAGATGGGACAATAGTCGAAAGAGTGGGTAAAAAAGACACCTGTAAAGAATCATGGTTTGACTTTTATTCTGAAAACAATCATGATTTGAACAAATTTATAGCATATAAAGCTCTGGCAACTGGTAAACGATATGCCTGGGGTGGGCTGACCAATGAAGGAAAAATCATTGAGGATAGGTTCAGATATGCTACTAAAATCCGTGGATACAAGCCCATTTGGAGAGAACTTTTTATCCTAAACAGAACTCCATCATTTGTAAAAAATCTAATTCTCAAATACAGGAAAAACTTATCTAAATAA
- a CDS encoding DUF354 domain-containing protein produces the protein MIIKDTISSMKILIDIKHPAQLNLFKGLASKLKSDGWDVIICYLNRGKLPKIINKEYPGFRTTKIGSSNGTKWSIFWSGNVTRTTDFIKLIKEEQVDICVAASSIPLALASKLTQTPVIQFYDDPERRSVNNINEKLSNKLFFPPIVAENKKTGIFNCLKEWSYLSPTYFHPSIEVLKKYNVQPYQYVFVREVSNKSFNYYDQEDAIVNSISDSIDSDFPILLSLEDKSLKDKYPVNWTVLQEPIDDIHSLMYFSKLVISSGDSMAREGAMLGVPSIYCGIREMKANRLLIAKGILDHYSGKSAIPHINRYLKNTFNKEHQTSIRTSLLEEWDDMILFMEKQILHFIKK, from the coding sequence ATGATTATCAAAGACACCATATCATCAATGAAAATTTTAATTGACATAAAGCATCCTGCACAATTGAACTTGTTCAAAGGTTTGGCGTCAAAATTAAAGTCAGATGGATGGGATGTGATTATATGTTATTTGAACAGGGGCAAGCTCCCCAAAATTATAAACAAAGAATATCCAGGATTTCGTACCACGAAAATAGGAAGTAGTAACGGAACAAAATGGTCTATTTTTTGGAGCGGAAATGTAACTCGGACAACAGACTTTATTAAATTGATCAAAGAAGAGCAAGTGGATATTTGTGTGGCTGCTAGTAGTATTCCATTAGCTTTAGCCTCTAAATTAACTCAAACACCTGTTATTCAATTTTATGATGATCCGGAAAGACGTAGTGTAAATAACATAAATGAAAAACTTTCCAATAAGTTATTCTTTCCACCAATTGTTGCCGAAAATAAAAAAACAGGTATTTTTAATTGTTTAAAGGAATGGAGTTATTTGAGTCCAACCTACTTCCACCCTTCTATTGAAGTCTTGAAAAAATACAATGTTCAACCTTATCAATATGTTTTTGTAAGAGAAGTAAGTAACAAATCTTTCAATTACTATGATCAAGAGGATGCTATTGTAAACAGTATTTCTGACTCAATTGATTCTGATTTCCCTATATTACTTTCCCTTGAGGATAAATCTTTAAAGGATAAATATCCTGTTAACTGGACGGTTCTACAAGAGCCTATAGATGACATACACTCATTGATGTATTTCTCCAAACTTGTGATATCATCGGGAGATAGCATGGCTAGAGAAGGTGCCATGCTGGGAGTCCCAAGTATATATTGTGGTATAAGAGAAATGAAAGCTAATAGATTACTGATTGCTAAAGGAATTTTAGATCACTATTCAGGAAAATCAGCTATTCCACACATTAATAGATATCTAAAAAATACTTTTAATAAAGAACATCAAACATCCATAAGAACCTCCCTTTTAGAAGAATGGGACGATATGATTCTTTTTATGGAAAAACAAATTTTACATTTTATAAAAAAATAA
- a CDS encoding oligosaccharide flippase family protein codes for MKNKNFKNQFPKNLTMNIVSFIVNILIGLWMVPYLIKYVGVAAYGLVPLAMVFTEYISIITVSINGAITRFLTIDIQNNEWLSGNKTFNTAFFTMAAIIAVQIPVLTYITVDVAQIFEVPDDLLKDTYYLFGFTFAGYLTSLLSSIFSTSMYAYNRLDLRKIMDLNRVIFRIITIVVLFTLFEPSLKFVGLANFVGATISLIYSINFWKKLTPELKIKPSYFDIKRLRKLTSMGGWLVVNQIGFLLFLKIDVFIVNKFFGAEATGKYSAVLQWNILIRTMATILSGLIGPMLLISFANNKIDDVIRIAKLGVKFLAIGIGIMTGIICGFSKELLTLWLGPEFAQYSNLMIIMLCHLVVNLGVLPLFPINTSLNKVKIPGLVTGGMGVVNLLLALFFVGYLDFGFWGVALAGAIAVTSKNGIFSPIYASKILNIGIMEFYIPLAAGVALFFASFLSANLTGQFIVINSWLMMAVAALLAFLPILIISWFALLNQSDKTMMLSMVAPKLKGLKKKLSSN; via the coding sequence ATGAAAAACAAGAATTTTAAAAATCAGTTTCCAAAGAACCTGACAATGAATATTGTGTCCTTTATCGTCAATATTCTAATAGGACTGTGGATGGTGCCTTACTTGATCAAATATGTGGGTGTTGCTGCTTATGGCTTAGTTCCCTTGGCAATGGTATTTACCGAATATATAAGTATAATTACTGTTTCCATTAATGGTGCAATCACAAGGTTCCTCACTATTGACATTCAAAACAATGAATGGCTAAGTGGAAATAAAACATTCAATACGGCTTTTTTTACGATGGCAGCTATCATAGCTGTGCAAATCCCAGTTTTAACCTATATTACTGTAGACGTAGCTCAAATATTTGAAGTCCCTGACGATTTATTAAAAGATACCTACTATTTGTTTGGCTTTACATTCGCAGGTTATTTGACATCTCTGCTGAGTAGTATTTTCAGCACATCAATGTACGCATACAATAGGCTTGATTTACGAAAAATCATGGACCTAAATAGAGTAATATTCCGGATCATTACAATCGTAGTATTATTCACTTTATTCGAGCCTTCATTAAAGTTTGTTGGACTGGCTAATTTTGTAGGAGCTACCATTTCATTAATCTATTCAATTAACTTTTGGAAAAAGCTTACTCCCGAATTAAAAATAAAGCCTTCCTATTTTGATATAAAAAGATTAAGAAAATTGACCAGTATGGGTGGCTGGTTAGTTGTAAATCAAATTGGATTTCTTCTATTTCTTAAAATCGATGTTTTTATTGTCAATAAGTTTTTTGGTGCTGAGGCAACAGGTAAATACTCTGCAGTCCTCCAATGGAACATTTTAATAAGAACAATGGCCACAATATTAAGTGGTCTAATTGGTCCTATGCTATTAATTTCCTTTGCTAATAATAAAATTGATGACGTCATAAGAATAGCAAAGTTAGGTGTAAAGTTTTTGGCCATAGGCATAGGAATAATGACAGGAATAATATGTGGCTTTTCAAAAGAACTATTAACGTTATGGTTGGGGCCTGAGTTTGCCCAATACTCAAACCTGATGATTATAATGCTATGTCATTTAGTGGTAAATTTAGGAGTTTTGCCTCTCTTCCCTATCAACACTTCCTTAAATAAAGTAAAAATACCAGGCTTGGTAACTGGTGGAATGGGTGTTGTCAACCTTCTTTTGGCTTTATTTTTTGTGGGTTACTTGGATTTTGGTTTCTGGGGCGTAGCACTAGCTGGAGCAATAGCGGTAACCAGTAAAAATGGAATATTCTCCCCTATTTATGCCAGTAAAATACTAAACATTGGCATAATGGAATTTTATATTCCATTGGCAGCTGGAGTTGCGCTCTTCTTCGCATCATTTTTATCTGCAAATTTAACAGGACAATTTATCGTCATTAACAGTTGGCTGATGATGGCTGTAGCCGCACTACTTGCTTTTTTACCAATTCTTATAATTTCTTGGTTTGCTTTACTTAACCAATCGGACAAAACGATGATGTTGTCTATGGTTGCTCCGAAGCTAAAGGGACTTAAAAAAAAATTAAGCAGTAATTAG
- a CDS encoding GumC family protein — translation MSNNEFEYYKEDGSETFDFKELVLKYVKYWPYIIASIFLSIGAAYFYNLHQPSEYKIEGKVLIEAGESGEILNLTGLSSGRTSILTNKMANQAHHLKSRTLANQVLDNLDFDVEYYREGIFKDDELYIALPVKIDVDWDHSQITENKFEISWKDKSSFTLSYDETEFIQYTPGQERLTKVEIGDTPAKAYKFNEWVETPYGKFKVSSVNVDKPGSLKVMFRNRSSLLAQYIGENLTIAPMDALSSILSVSIITNVPEKGRDYLNALFDAFLENGLREKNMQARKTVDFIDRQISGVSDTLSDIETKLQTFRSNNRTYNIGTEGNSIFQKISTLETELSQEEFKNEYYKNLESYLNTESYSDIILPSGIGIEDPILNRLLQDLILLQSQRSQYLATQTTNSPAVKEVSRKINDANASINEVLVNIISNSDLKVADLQGRLSNLEREFRRLPTTEQDLLKIQRSFTLNENIYNFLMQRRAEAAIAMVSNTAPDEIMEKAVPSYLPQKLKPLTTYIIGIALGFILPLIVISVIIFTSVKIKNKKELEAKLNNPILTSIGHNNASKSLVVFNKNKSAIAESFRSLRTNLTFVVPNDRNITIAVTSTIAGEGKSFTSMNLAAAYAISDKKTILIGCDLHKPKLFDDFNLNNTKGLSTFLSKQVEDVNSVIQKSQYPNLDLMLAGPTPPNPAELLINNRFKSMLDNLKDIYDVIILDTPPIGLTSETLSILRQTDVNLCVVRYNYSKLSFINDINYLKDGKGFKNVYTVFNDVSSKELSYGGYGYGYYSDDKKKSNVISKMFRGSSGRAAV, via the coding sequence ATGAGCAACAACGAATTTGAATATTACAAAGAAGACGGCTCTGAAACATTTGATTTCAAAGAGCTTGTTTTGAAGTATGTAAAGTATTGGCCTTACATCATTGCCTCTATTTTTCTATCTATCGGCGCAGCCTATTTCTATAATTTGCACCAACCGTCAGAGTATAAAATAGAAGGAAAGGTATTAATAGAAGCAGGTGAGAGCGGAGAAATTTTGAACTTAACAGGTTTAAGTTCTGGCAGGACTAGTATTCTAACGAATAAAATGGCCAATCAAGCCCACCATTTGAAATCTAGAACCTTAGCCAACCAAGTTCTGGACAATTTGGATTTTGATGTAGAATATTATAGAGAAGGTATTTTTAAGGATGATGAACTTTACATTGCACTACCAGTGAAAATCGATGTTGACTGGGATCATTCACAAATAACCGAAAATAAATTTGAAATAAGCTGGAAAGATAAATCAAGCTTCACTCTTTCATACGACGAAACTGAATTCATCCAATATACCCCTGGACAAGAAAGACTTACAAAAGTTGAAATTGGCGACACCCCAGCTAAAGCCTATAAGTTTAATGAATGGGTAGAAACGCCCTATGGTAAATTTAAGGTAAGCAGTGTCAATGTAGATAAACCTGGCTCTCTTAAAGTCATGTTTAGAAACAGGTCCAGTTTATTGGCACAATACATTGGAGAAAACTTAACAATTGCTCCAATGGATGCTTTAAGTTCTATTCTAAGCGTATCTATCATCACTAATGTTCCTGAAAAAGGTAGGGACTATTTAAATGCACTATTTGATGCATTTTTGGAAAATGGGCTCAGAGAGAAAAACATGCAAGCAAGAAAAACGGTTGATTTTATTGATCGTCAAATTTCTGGTGTATCAGACACCCTTTCAGATATTGAAACTAAGCTTCAGACTTTCAGAAGCAACAACAGAACCTATAATATTGGTACTGAAGGTAACTCAATTTTTCAAAAAATAAGCACTTTAGAAACTGAGTTATCGCAGGAAGAGTTTAAGAATGAATACTATAAGAATCTGGAATCTTATTTAAATACGGAGAGCTATTCCGATATCATCTTGCCTTCGGGCATAGGTATTGAAGACCCTATTCTCAACAGATTATTACAAGATTTAATACTGCTTCAATCACAGCGTTCGCAGTATTTGGCCACACAAACGACTAATTCCCCTGCAGTAAAGGAAGTGTCTAGAAAAATCAATGATGCTAATGCCTCTATCAACGAAGTCTTAGTTAACATCATTTCAAATTCAGACTTGAAAGTTGCTGATCTACAAGGAAGGTTGAGCAATTTGGAAAGGGAATTCAGAAGGTTGCCTACTACAGAACAGGATCTATTGAAAATTCAACGCTCCTTCACTCTTAATGAAAATATATACAATTTTTTAATGCAGCGAAGAGCTGAGGCAGCAATAGCTATGGTATCCAATACCGCTCCAGATGAAATAATGGAGAAAGCTGTCCCTTCCTATTTGCCGCAAAAATTAAAACCTTTGACTACTTATATTATTGGTATTGCCTTAGGTTTTATACTTCCTTTAATAGTCATTAGTGTAATTATTTTCACAAGTGTTAAAATAAAAAACAAGAAAGAACTCGAGGCAAAATTGAACAACCCAATTTTGACCTCAATTGGCCACAATAATGCTTCAAAAAGCTTAGTAGTATTCAATAAAAATAAATCAGCCATAGCAGAGTCCTTCAGATCGCTCAGGACAAATTTAACTTTTGTGGTTCCTAATGACCGAAACATTACAATTGCGGTTACTTCTACAATCGCTGGAGAAGGTAAAAGCTTCACTTCAATGAATTTAGCTGCAGCTTATGCGATAAGTGACAAAAAAACCATTCTAATTGGTTGCGATCTACATAAACCAAAATTATTTGATGATTTCAACCTTAACAATACGAAAGGATTATCGACATTTCTTAGTAAACAAGTTGAAGATGTCAATTCTGTAATCCAAAAAAGTCAATACCCCAACTTAGACTTAATGCTTGCTGGACCTACCCCTCCAAATCCAGCAGAACTGTTGATAAATAACAGATTTAAAAGCATGTTGGATAATCTGAAAGACATATATGATGTCATTATATTGGATACTCCACCGATTGGACTGACTAGCGAGACATTGTCAATTTTAAGGCAAACAGACGTCAACTTATGTGTTGTAAGATATAACTACAGCAAGCTATCTTTTATCAATGATATTAATTATCTGAAGGATGGTAAAGGCTTTAAAAATGTATATACAGTTTTTAATGATGTTTCATCAAAAGAGCTTAGTTATGGGGGGTATGGATATGGCTACTATTCTGACGATAAGAAAAAATCAAATGTGATTAGCAAAATGTTTAGGGGCAGCAGCGGACGGGCAGCTGTCTAG
- a CDS encoding UDP-glucose/GDP-mannose dehydrogenase family protein, translated as MNISIFGLGYVGCVSLGCLAKNGHKVIGVDINEYKVNLINNGLPTIIEKEIGNIINEEHSKSKISATTCAKEAVHSSEISIICVGTPSSPHGHLNLDYIHKTAEQIGEAIADKEDFHVIVVRSTVMPGTNQKIGQIIENYSGKKRGEHFSVVSNPEFLREGSAVKDYYNPSVTVIGGDHEVALSKVSSLYENLKAPIIQTDIEVAEIIKYVNNSYHALKISFANEVGNICKSLNIDSHKVMDIFCKDTLLNISPAYFKPGFAYGGSCLPKDLKGIVTLAHDNYLTTPVLNAVHESNELQKQIAFELIQNTGKKNIALMGLSFKEDTDDLRYSPSVDIAEKLIGKGFNLTIYDKNVHISKLVGANKIFIEKLLPHLSDLITNDPDEALDNADVVLLNHKNFDPSNYMDKLKSKDALIDLVRIPELESMSNYAGLCW; from the coding sequence ATGAATATTTCAATTTTTGGCTTGGGATATGTTGGTTGTGTAAGTCTAGGATGTTTGGCAAAAAATGGCCATAAGGTAATAGGTGTAGATATTAATGAATATAAAGTAAACCTTATAAATAATGGTTTACCCACAATTATTGAAAAAGAAATTGGGAATATTATTAATGAAGAGCACTCTAAATCGAAAATTTCTGCAACCACTTGCGCCAAAGAAGCAGTACATAGTTCTGAAATAAGTATAATATGTGTGGGAACTCCATCCTCTCCACATGGACACTTAAACTTAGATTATATTCATAAAACCGCTGAACAAATTGGTGAAGCAATTGCTGATAAAGAAGACTTTCATGTAATCGTCGTTAGAAGTACCGTCATGCCTGGTACGAATCAAAAAATTGGTCAAATCATTGAGAATTACTCTGGAAAAAAAAGAGGGGAACATTTTTCGGTAGTATCCAATCCAGAATTTCTTAGAGAGGGGTCAGCTGTGAAAGACTATTACAATCCATCAGTTACTGTTATTGGTGGAGATCATGAAGTAGCATTATCCAAAGTCTCCAGTCTTTATGAAAATTTAAAAGCTCCAATCATTCAAACAGATATTGAGGTTGCAGAAATTATAAAATATGTCAACAACTCCTACCATGCGCTTAAAATTTCATTTGCTAATGAAGTAGGTAATATCTGTAAATCTTTGAATATCGACTCTCATAAAGTAATGGATATTTTTTGTAAAGATACCTTGTTAAATATTTCTCCTGCCTACTTTAAACCTGGATTTGCTTATGGCGGCTCTTGTCTTCCTAAAGATTTGAAAGGAATTGTAACACTAGCCCATGACAATTATCTCACCACTCCAGTTTTAAATGCAGTTCATGAATCCAATGAGCTTCAAAAACAAATTGCTTTTGAACTCATTCAAAATACCGGAAAAAAGAACATAGCACTTATGGGGCTTTCATTCAAAGAAGATACTGATGATTTGAGGTATAGTCCTTCTGTGGATATCGCAGAAAAATTGATAGGAAAAGGATTTAATTTAACCATATATGATAAAAACGTACATATTTCTAAGCTGGTAGGAGCAAATAAAATATTCATTGAAAAACTTCTACCTCACCTTTCAGATCTTATTACCAATGACCCTGACGAAGCTTTAGACAATGCTGATGTGGTTTTGTTAAATCATAAAAATTTTGATCCCTCAAACTATATGGATAAACTTAAATCAAAAGACGCCTTAATTGATTTGGTAAGAATTCCAGAATTGGAGTCAATGTCAAATTACGCAGGTCTCTGTTGGTAA